A region from the Riemerella anatipestifer genome encodes:
- a CDS encoding DUF3078 domain-containing protein: MKKTLFMALAVVSTVASAQETVSDSTKHWSIVGQNTLMLNQAAFSNWVGGGANNVGWLAGTNYNMTYEKGKDLWENIVVLGYGQNNTKGVGTRKTQDVINLSSNYGRKISQNWYASAGASLQTQFAPGYENGNDPSAKKISNFMAPGYVMVGAGFTYRPNENFTATLRPANARWTLVLDKDLQRAGNFGLKHDGDSSLFQFGFLGTAIYKIQLMENMSLINTASVFSDYLNHPERLVLGYNGVLNMKINKYVSSVITLDLLYDHNQIRKTQMRQTLGVGFAYNINKGVKRSDIKDNRSWK, from the coding sequence ATGAAAAAGACACTTTTTATGGCGTTGGCTGTTGTGAGTACGGTAGCATCAGCACAAGAAACGGTATCAGATAGTACTAAACATTGGTCTATAGTAGGGCAAAACACACTTATGCTTAACCAAGCGGCCTTCTCTAACTGGGTAGGTGGTGGAGCTAATAATGTGGGTTGGCTAGCAGGTACTAACTATAATATGACTTATGAAAAAGGTAAAGACCTTTGGGAGAACATAGTGGTATTAGGTTATGGACAAAATAATACTAAAGGTGTAGGTACTAGAAAAACTCAAGATGTTATCAACCTTTCTTCTAACTATGGTAGAAAGATTTCTCAAAATTGGTATGCATCTGCTGGAGCTAGTTTACAAACTCAGTTTGCTCCTGGATATGAGAATGGTAATGACCCTTCTGCTAAAAAAATATCTAATTTTATGGCGCCAGGTTATGTAATGGTTGGTGCAGGTTTTACTTACAGACCTAATGAAAACTTTACAGCAACATTAAGACCTGCTAACGCAAGATGGACTTTGGTATTGGATAAAGATTTACAAAGAGCAGGTAATTTTGGTTTAAAACATGATGGAGATTCTTCTCTATTCCAGTTTGGTTTCTTGGGAACAGCTATTTATAAGATACAACTGATGGAGAATATGTCGCTTATTAATACAGCTTCTGTATTTTCTGATTACCTTAATCACCCTGAAAGATTGGTGTTAGGATACAACGGAGTACTTAATATGAAGATTAATAAGTATGTTTCTTCAGTAATTACACTTGATTTATTATACGACCACAATCAAATCAGAAAAACTCAGATGAGACAAACTTTAGGTGTTGGTTTTGCTTATAATATCAATAAAGGAGTAAAAAGATCTGATATTAAAGACAACAGAAGTTGGAAATAA
- a CDS encoding phosphoglycerate kinase has protein sequence MKTIKDYNFQGKRAVIRVDFNVPQNEKLEVTDNTRIQAAKPSIDKILNDGGSVVILTHLGRPKGQANEQFSLKHILPEVSKVLGREVKFCPVTVGEEAEKMTAELKAGEVLLMENVRFYEGEEKGDKAFAESLSKLGDAYVNDAFGTAHREHASTAVIAEFFPSTKFFGLLMEKELEAIDKVLGSGERPVTAILGGSKVSTKITIIENILPAVDNLIIGGGMAFTFIKAQGGQIGNSLVEEDKMSLALEILQKAEQQNVKVYLPVDVIAADSFSNEAETQEVDSNEILEGWMGLDVGARTRALNNDVIMNSRTILWNGPLGVFEMSNFSAGTEALGDSIAEATKQGAFSLVGGGDSVAFVKQFNYSDKVSYVSTGGGAMLESLEGLELPGVAAINK, from the coding sequence ATGAAAACCATTAAAGACTATAATTTCCAAGGGAAAAGAGCCGTTATAAGAGTGGATTTTAATGTACCTCAAAACGAAAAACTAGAAGTTACAGATAATACTAGAATACAAGCCGCAAAGCCTAGTATAGATAAAATACTTAACGATGGTGGTTCGGTGGTTATCCTAACCCATCTAGGGCGCCCTAAAGGACAAGCAAACGAGCAGTTTTCTCTAAAACATATTCTTCCAGAAGTTTCTAAAGTATTAGGTAGAGAAGTTAAGTTTTGTCCCGTAACAGTAGGAGAGGAGGCAGAAAAAATGACCGCCGAATTAAAAGCAGGAGAAGTATTATTGATGGAGAATGTGCGTTTCTACGAAGGAGAAGAAAAAGGAGATAAAGCCTTTGCAGAATCACTTTCTAAATTAGGAGATGCTTATGTAAATGATGCCTTTGGTACTGCCCACAGAGAACATGCTTCTACGGCGGTTATTGCAGAGTTTTTTCCTTCAACTAAGTTTTTCGGTTTGTTGATGGAGAAGGAGCTAGAAGCTATAGATAAAGTATTAGGTTCTGGAGAAAGACCAGTAACTGCTATACTTGGAGGTTCTAAAGTTTCTACCAAAATTACCATTATAGAAAATATATTACCAGCCGTAGATAACCTTATTATAGGAGGAGGTATGGCATTTACATTTATTAAAGCCCAAGGAGGACAAATAGGAAATTCTTTGGTAGAAGAAGATAAGATGAGCCTAGCTTTAGAAATTTTACAAAAAGCAGAACAGCAGAATGTAAAAGTTTATCTACCCGTAGATGTGATAGCTGCGGATAGTTTTAGCAACGAGGCAGAAACTCAAGAAGTAGATTCTAACGAAATACTAGAAGGTTGGATGGGCTTAGATGTAGGAGCAAGAACTAGAGCACTTAATAATGATGTTATTATGAATTCTAGAACGATACTTTGGAATGGTCCATTAGGAGTATTTGAAATGTCTAATTTCTCTGCGGGTACAGAAGCCTTAGGAGACAGCATTGCAGAGGCAACTAAACAAGGTGCATTCTCATTAGTAGGTGGAGGAGATAGTGTGGCATTCGTAAAGCAGTTTAATTATTCTGATAAAGTATCTTATGTTTCTACAGGAGGCGGAGCTATGTTAGAGTCATTAGAAGGGTTAGAGCTTCCAGGGGTAGCAGCTATCAATAAATAA
- a CDS encoding adenosine deaminase has product MNITEYIKKIPKAELHLHIEGSFQPELMFKIAQRNQVKIPYQTVEEVKKAYQFSCLQDFLDIYYAGASVLLHEQDFYELTMAYFNKCAEENIVHTEIMFDPQTHTKRGVSFGTVIGGIQKAREEAQSKYGISSLLIMSYLRHLSEEDAFETLEQSLPYKPLITAVGLDSSERGNPPSKFQRVFEASVKEGYIPVAHAGEEGPAEYIWEALDLIKIKRIDHGNNCLSDEKLINRLVETEMALTVCPLSNLELKVVENLDSHPLKKMLELGLKVTVNSDDPAYFGGYLNENFIQTANALDLNQNDIKTLVSNSFKYSFLPETEKHKYLSQVENFSV; this is encoded by the coding sequence ATGAACATCACAGAATACATTAAAAAAATACCCAAGGCAGAACTTCACCTCCATATCGAAGGAAGTTTTCAACCAGAACTAATGTTCAAAATAGCCCAAAGAAACCAAGTTAAAATTCCTTATCAAACGGTAGAGGAAGTCAAGAAAGCCTATCAGTTTTCTTGTCTTCAAGACTTTTTAGATATTTATTATGCAGGGGCAAGTGTGCTTCTCCACGAGCAAGACTTCTACGAACTTACAATGGCTTATTTTAATAAGTGTGCAGAAGAAAACATTGTGCATACAGAAATTATGTTCGACCCTCAAACCCACACTAAAAGAGGCGTTTCGTTTGGGACAGTTATCGGTGGTATCCAAAAAGCAAGAGAGGAAGCTCAAAGCAAATATGGCATCTCTTCCCTACTCATAATGAGTTATCTAAGACATCTTTCTGAAGAAGATGCTTTTGAAACTCTGGAGCAATCTCTTCCTTACAAACCTCTAATCACTGCTGTGGGATTAGATTCTTCGGAAAGAGGTAACCCACCTTCTAAATTCCAAAGAGTTTTTGAAGCCTCTGTAAAGGAAGGTTATATCCCTGTAGCTCACGCTGGAGAGGAAGGTCCAGCTGAATATATATGGGAAGCTCTAGACCTTATCAAAATAAAAAGAATAGACCACGGAAATAACTGCTTATCTGATGAAAAGTTGATAAATAGATTGGTAGAAACCGAAATGGCTCTCACGGTATGTCCGCTCTCTAACTTGGAGCTTAAAGTGGTAGAAAATCTAGATAGCCACCCACTTAAAAAAATGCTTGAGTTAGGGCTTAAAGTTACCGTTAATTCTGATGACCCTGCTTACTTTGGAGGTTATCTCAACGAAAACTTTATACAAACTGCAAATGCCTTAGATTTAAACCAAAATGATATTAAAACTCTAGTAAGTAATAGTTTTAAATACTCTTTCCTCCCAGAAACTGAAAAACATAAATATCTTTCCCAAGTAGAGAATTTTAGTGTTTAA